In Rhodothermus marinus DSM 4252, a single genomic region encodes these proteins:
- the htpX gene encoding zinc metalloprotease HtpX, which translates to MANTLRTAALMALLIVLFVLIGEAIGGEQGMIIAFFFAVAMNFFSYWFSDKIVLMMYGAREVTREEAPELYDIVDRLRQRAGLPMPRVYVIPSEQPNAFATGRSPKHSAVAVTQGIVRLLNREELEGVIAHELAHIKHRDILISSIAATLAAAITMLARFAFFFGPAHDRDRGNALAGLLMLILAPLAAMLIQMAISRAREFAADRGGALICGKPRALARALEKLEAGVAHIPMDANPATAHMFIVHPFSGGGIARLFSTHPPTEERIRRLLELEQELAGARA; encoded by the coding sequence ATGGCGAATACGCTGCGTACGGCGGCGCTGATGGCCCTGCTGATTGTGCTCTTTGTGCTGATCGGTGAAGCGATCGGCGGCGAGCAGGGCATGATCATCGCCTTCTTTTTTGCCGTGGCGATGAACTTTTTCAGCTACTGGTTCAGTGACAAGATCGTTCTGATGATGTACGGCGCCCGGGAGGTTACGCGTGAGGAGGCGCCGGAACTCTACGACATCGTGGACCGGCTGCGACAGCGGGCGGGATTGCCCATGCCGCGGGTGTACGTGATCCCCTCCGAGCAGCCCAACGCATTCGCGACGGGTCGTAGCCCCAAGCACAGCGCGGTGGCCGTCACGCAGGGGATCGTACGGCTGCTCAATCGGGAAGAGCTGGAGGGCGTCATTGCGCACGAGCTGGCGCACATCAAGCACCGGGACATCCTGATCTCGTCGATTGCGGCCACGCTCGCGGCAGCCATCACAATGCTGGCTCGGTTTGCCTTCTTCTTTGGGCCGGCACATGACCGGGACCGTGGCAACGCGCTGGCCGGGTTGCTCATGCTGATTCTGGCGCCGCTGGCGGCCATGCTGATCCAGATGGCCATTTCGCGGGCACGCGAGTTTGCAGCCGACCGGGGTGGAGCGCTCATCTGTGGCAAGCCGCGGGCACTGGCTCGTGCGCTGGAGAAGCTCGAAGCAGGCGTGGCCCATATCCCGATGGATGCCAACCCGGCCACGGCGCACATGTTCATCGTGCATCCGTTCAGCGGCGGCGGGATCGCCCGGTTGTTTTCGACGCACCCGCCCACCGAGGAGCGTATCCGCCGCCTGCTCGAACTGGAGCAGGAGTTGGCGGGCGCCCGCGCCTGA
- a CDS encoding tetratricopeptide repeat protein, producing the protein MDRLEQLLQFYREDPDDAFTRFALAQEYWKRGEVAQALHFFEELVRDHPDYVGTYYHLARLYRELGRTEDAVRTYRQGIEVARRVGDVKSLAELQDALMALELGEA; encoded by the coding sequence ATGGACCGACTGGAACAGTTGCTGCAATTTTACCGGGAAGATCCGGACGATGCCTTCACGCGCTTTGCGCTGGCGCAGGAATACTGGAAGCGGGGCGAGGTGGCGCAGGCGCTGCATTTCTTCGAAGAACTGGTGCGCGATCATCCCGACTATGTGGGCACTTACTACCACCTGGCCCGGCTTTACCGGGAGCTGGGGCGCACCGAAGACGCGGTGCGCACCTACCGGCAGGGCATTGAAGTGGCCCGTCGGGTGGGCGACGTGAAGAGTCTGGCCGAGCTGCAGGATGCGCTGATGGCGCTCGAGCTGGGCGAAGCGTAA
- a CDS encoding TPM domain-containing protein has product MRRLGGRWLGWVLALLLASVALAQQIEVIPPSGQWVTDLADLLTPAEERMLSRKLATYADTTSTQIVIVTLPTLNGVPAADYAVELGRRWGVGQKEYDNGVVILVAREEREVFIATGYGLEGAIPDALAGRIVRDIIVPRFRRGDFYGGLSAAVDAIIAAAQGEFQPPPRSADDHGVWVNVASLFVLLVVLLFFLSAMRSGGGPPRGRKGARYPYRVYRREPDFPPIIIWGGGFGGGGGWSSGGGWGGGGDFGGFSGGGGSFGGGGAGGHW; this is encoded by the coding sequence ATGCGACGACTCGGCGGAAGGTGGCTCGGGTGGGTGCTGGCGCTGCTGCTTGCGTCGGTAGCGCTGGCGCAGCAGATCGAGGTGATCCCGCCCAGCGGGCAGTGGGTGACCGACCTGGCCGACCTGCTGACGCCGGCGGAAGAGCGGATGCTGAGCCGGAAACTGGCCACCTACGCCGACACAACCTCGACGCAGATCGTGATCGTGACGCTGCCCACGCTCAACGGCGTCCCGGCCGCCGACTATGCCGTGGAGCTGGGACGACGCTGGGGCGTGGGGCAGAAGGAGTACGACAACGGCGTGGTCATTCTGGTAGCCCGCGAAGAACGCGAGGTGTTCATCGCGACGGGCTACGGACTCGAAGGGGCCATCCCCGACGCGCTGGCCGGCCGGATCGTACGGGACATCATCGTGCCGCGTTTTCGTCGGGGTGATTTTTACGGGGGGCTTTCGGCGGCCGTCGATGCGATCATTGCCGCGGCGCAGGGCGAGTTTCAGCCGCCGCCCCGGTCGGCCGACGATCACGGCGTCTGGGTCAACGTGGCCTCGCTGTTCGTACTGCTGGTGGTGCTGCTGTTTTTCCTGTCGGCCATGCGCAGCGGCGGTGGACCGCCCCGGGGGCGGAAAGGCGCCCGCTATCCCTATCGGGTCTATCGCCGCGAACCCGACTTTCCGCCGATTATCATCTGGGGGGGCGGATTCGGTGGCGGGGGCGGCTGGAGTAGCGGCGGAGGATGGGGCGGTGGCGGTGATTTCGGCGGCTTCTCCGGGGGTGGCGGTAGCTTCGGCGGCGGTGGAGCCGGCGGCCACTGGTAA